A region of the Oncorhynchus gorbuscha isolate QuinsamMale2020 ecotype Even-year linkage group LG02, OgorEven_v1.0, whole genome shotgun sequence genome:
catgtattgtgaatacttatgtaactgagatatttctgtatttcattttcaatacatttgagaaaaaaaatgaaaaacatgATTTCACCTTGTCATTATGGTTTATTGTCTGCAACTGGGTAAGATGATTAAAAAAACTATAATTTAATCCATTTGGAATTTAGGCTGTAAGAAAACAAAATTAGGAAAAACTTaaggggtatgaacactttctgaaagcactgtatatcTGCAAGAAAGTGATAAATGAGCGATTCAAGGGGGTCATTTATACATtgccttgtttaaaaaaatagctATTATGCTATAATCGGCATagtttctcaatcagagacaacgattgacagctgcctctgattgggaaccataccaggccaaacacatagaaatctaacacacagaacaaaacatagaatgccctccccaactcacgctctgaccaaactaaaatagagacataaaaaaaggaactaaggtcaggacgtgacagggtcattcaggttatcagtggtaacagacataaaatattcagatttggccttcctgagaagaaaagaacacttgtttcgtaactgcctaaaaataagccaatcagcatcagaatatgatttccttgctttagcccaggctagattacggttgtgaataatacaagacagctcagaagaaaaccatggattaacccgccctttaaccctgaacctgccgaatggggcatgtttgtttactattaGGAAAAAACCATCGTGAAAGAATTTCCAGGCAGTTTTCACATCAGGGATAAACTCAATCTGCTctagtcaaaataaaacaaatcatgaaagaaAGCCTGCTCATTAAAACACTTCAAATTTCTCTTATGAATAAAACGTGGGTTTGTTCTAGGAACCTTAGTATttctaacagcaacaacagcacaatGGTCACTTAAATCATTACAAAAAAACACCAACCGCAGAATAATTATGTGGAACATTTGTAAATATCAAATAAATCAGGGTAGATTGATCTGGGCATTTAAGATTTGGGCGAGTGGGTGGGTTAATCAACTGGGTAGGattcatagaaatacaaaacatttttaaatcatcAGACACTGGCTTTAACCAACACCAGTTGAGATCACCAATCAAGATCATTTCACTGTGAAGAAGTTTAGACATAAGGTGTGTCAAAGAAGAAAATGCATCACCAAGAAcacaggggggtctataacagttatagagagttatagagagaccTTTTGAAACCTCAATATTCAAAGCAAGAAATTCCAACTGTTTACATATAGCTTCAGACTTTGCCACACTTACAGGGAATTTAGTTTTTACAAATATAGCCACACCTCCACCTTTCTTAACCCGATCAGTGCGATAAACATTGTAACCACAAAAATAGACTTGCTGAGCCAGGTTTCAGAAAACACAATTACATCAGCATCAGTTGATTTAGCCCAAATCCTAACCCCTTCAATTTTGACTGCGTACATTTAAATGAAAAATACCAAAACCAGATCTTGATTTAAAATCAGAGAGGGTTTGGAGACAatgcggtccttctgtagctcagttggtagagcatggcgcttgtaacgccagggtagtgggttcgatccccgggaccacccatacgtagaatgtatgcacacatgactgtaagtcgctttggataaaagcgtctgctaaatggcatatattattattatattattttcatATATTAGAGCCAGGATTAGGTTGCACGTTACCTGATATCAACAAAATAAGAATAACTAGGCACCTCAGTTTAATAACCTTGCACGGCTCCTCTTTTTTAAGAGACCTACTGCAAGCGAAATCTACAAGTGAGTTTCCAGACAATACAAAACAGTCATTTAAAACAATTCGACCTTGGTAGTGACACAAATTCATACTGTTCACATCAGGCCACAAATACATCGGCACTTGGACGAGTGGACCGAGTGAAAAAGAGCGAGTTCCTGCAGACAAAATGTATAATGGAcgggagagcacattgtcagatGTACTCACCCAGCGGCAATGTTCGTTTTCTACAGAGTTCAGAAAAGTCAGTGCACAAAGCAACACCACGAAAATGCTCATTTCCTCTGACAAATGTAAAAAATCGAGGCCAACGAAGGTAAGGGAAGAGAAGGACAGCTGTATGTATGAGTATGAATGTGAGTATTTGCGCGTGTGAGCAGATTTGGTGTTGAGGTCGTAGGTACAACTGTAAGCAATTCAGTTCTCAAATGTCTGTTTAATGTGAGAAACAAAATGAAAAACACATGTTAGACCATTACAATGCGGACTGTCATGCATTTTTACTATTACCAACAAGACAACGAAGTGATACGTGTCATGGAGACTTATAACGGATACTTTCCAAACCTCAAAAGTTCCCACGCTGAGCGATATTGTTTACTACACTATTATGCATACAATACAAGTCATACGTTTATTGTCATTCATACTCTTATTTTTAACCGAATATATTTGCAAAGGTGTTCCTTGTGTCAATTCAGAGCTTGGAAGTATTTTAATAATGTACTTAAGAGGACTGACATTCAAGGCGCACAACAGGATAACACAACAACCACATTTTCAATTGACAATCATTGCTTTAAATGGATGTGGTCGATAGATTAGTATAGGTGTAGCAGTGTGATGTTGTTCCTCTAGATTATGCACCAAATTGCACACAAGGACCAATTCAAATCGGCCAGGTCAAGAGGGAATGTTAATAATttgataataatactaataattcAGTGTATTTTTTTCATATTTAATTACAACTGCATAGCTAAAGTTTACAAACACTTTTTCATATCAATATTGTACATACATGTGATTGTAAAGgttttgtatattttggtttggCCCATCGCGGGTTAAATGTATTTCCGTACCCCCTTATTGTTCTCTTTTGCCTGCCCTTCGGCATGAAAGGAATGTTGTCCTTGGCTCCGAAATTGTTCAATATGAAACCGTGGTAATGTTACACAATGTACTGTTATGCTACCATAAGTTTGTTACAATGTGGATAATATAAAGATGTATGTTAACAAGGTTCACAAAGCTCGCTAACTGGGGTATCTATTGTAACTTGTGAGTACTTGGGACAGTGTTTGAGTGAGTGTCCGTGTGCTTGCGCAGGTGCCTGAGAGCTAGGACTGCGCCAAGGGTTAaacataatgtgtgttgtctcttcgtGTGCAGGGCAAATAAAACATTATTCAACTAGCAGACCTCCAGTTGTGGCAGCGTCCTAATTTAAAGTACACAACGCAGAACGAACCACATAACATAGGCATATATAAATAATGTATTTAACTTGTAAACCAAGATTGGATTAGTTGGTCTAAGCAACATGCACCTGGATAATCGCGTCATGAATCGGGAAAGGCTCCTATATCCTCATATACACATTATGACATAACAAAGAGTTTAATCGTTCACGAAATAAAGACATAGACGCAAACCCAATTATACAGGTTCTACACATTCCATTTCTCCATGGTAATATAATGTAAACATTCTATTTTGCGCCAAACATCGCCTACAACTCAATTCTAAGTGCAGCATATTGGACGACTCCACAGTCATTGATCATTCGCGACTTTAAGTCATTCCTGTTATCTCTAGAGCATCCCGTGTATCTATAGCGCTGCATTCTTCTCCATCTTACCATGGATAGGGTTTGGTGCATTCCGGAGTTCACTTATGGTCCCACAAAGGTAATCTTAGGATAAATTAATTTTAGCATACTGTAAATGCCTGTGCATAAGGTGCAAAACAAAGCatcattattttatatatatatatatatatgccatttattttCATTATCTTTAAAGGAATTCTGTAGAAGCAGCCTTTATTTTCAGACTCTGCAGGCCTGCTGGGAGGAAACATATTACAATAAACAGGTAAGATTCATCCCACAAAAACATAAACAACAGAGAGTTGTATTTCAAGACAGTTTAGAGAAGGTGGTCATAAGAGTTCTTAATATCACTTTCAAATTGTGGGGCATGAGAAGTTGTGAAATGTTTAGAGAGGCCCTTCTGAAAGCACATGATATGCTATTTCGTGGCACGGTCTCACACCTTACCTCATCTTGCAGAAGAAGCTCATGGTCCACTATCTGCTGCTCCAGAGTCAAGGCCAGGTCCCGCCCCATGTCACCACAGAGCACATGAGCAACTGGCTGGTGTCTCAGGGCAAAAAATCCCTTAGGGAGAGGTGAGTACCACGTCAGCACTCACCTTCACTGCCATTCCCTGCCACCAGCAGCACTCCAGAAGGTGTGGGTAAAATAAACAACAGAAAAATCAGAAGCCAGGAAAGTTGAATTGCTCTGTGTTTTATTTGAAGGGTGTGGAAGGAAACCCTGGAGGAGGGAAACGACCTCGCTCGGCTGGTAAGAGAATGAGAGTTAAAAACATACTACAAGTTAGTGAGCTCTTTACTAGCCTTTCAACAACGAGTTAGCACAGCAGAATAGATCTGTTGTGAAATTACACTAATGGGACTTCCTGTTTCATACTGCAGGCCTGGGAAGTAAACACTTGCCTAAAAATGATGGACTTAGAGCATGAGGCTTTCTGCAAGCTCCGCCGCTCCATGCACCCCACCTCGCCTGCTGACATGTGAGTTCCATGTACTGCCCTGCATATGACTTGATCCATGTATCTACATATCTGGAACTACGCAGAAACAGACAAAGACAGTGTTCTATGTGAGCACATTGCACATCGTTTAGCTTTGTTTTCTCCTTATTGTTGATTTCAGAGATCCTAAGGTCCACAGCATCGTGGAGAGAGCTGTGAGAAGCATTCTGGGCAAGCAGTCCAATGAGCCCCGTAGCCCCCTGCTCAGCCCATCtcaggtggtggtggaggtggtgcccAGGCTCCTCCTGGCCCTGTGGCTGCAGCCAGAGGAAGGCCATTCAGAGCACCCAATCCTTATAAGTGGGATGGCCGTGGGCATGGTGGCGGCCGTAGTGGAGAAGCTCTCCTGCATGTTAAAGGACCCTTCCCCTCACATCCCTTTCTCCCGGGCTGCTGCTTTTGACTCTGTGTGGTCGATTCTCAGGAGAATCAGTCAGTCCTTCTCCACCGATGACCTGCAGAGCCCTTTTTATATGAGCTCTGTTTGTGCCTTTGTGGCGGATGAGGTGCAGAGCTGCTTCCAGCCCCCTGCAGCCACCCTACCAGTCCCCCCTGTCCTCGCGGTGGCTGTTTCCACCACACTACCAGCTGGCATCCAAGCAGGTGAGTAGCAATGACAGAGAGCACTCTGACAGATGCCTGTTCCGATGACATCCAGGTGCCTTGTAGTAGAAGAGCTCATCAGGATTGTTGTTGTCACCCATAACACAGATCCGGCTTCTTCCCACCTGGAGGATGTAGACATCACCCCTAACACAGAGGCAGACCCGGGTTCTTCCAACCTGAATGTTGTGGACATCAACTCTAACACAGAGGCAGACCCGGCTTCTTCCCACCTTAATGTTGTGGACATCAACTCTAACACAGAGGCAGACCCGGCTTCTTCCAACCTGAATGTTGTGGACATCAACTCTAACACAGAGGCAGACCCGGCTTCTTCCCACCTTAATGTTGTGGACATCAACTCTAACACAGAGGCAGACCCGGCTTCTTCCAACCTGAATGTTGTGGACATCAACTCTAACACAGAGGCAGACCCGGCTTCTTCCCACCTTAATGTTGTGGACATCAACTCTAACACAGAGGCAGACCCGGCTTCTTCCCACCTTAATGTTGTGGACATCAACTCTAACACAGAGGCAGACCCGGCTTCTTCCCACCTTAATGTTGTGGACATCAACTCTaacacagaggcagaggcagaccCGGCTTCTTCCAACCTGAATGTTGTGGACATCAACTCTAACACAGAGGCAGACCCGGCTTCTTCCCACCTGAATGTTGTGGACATCAACTCTAACACAGAGGCAGACCCGGCTTCTTCCCACCTTAATGTTGTGGACATCAACTCTAACACAGAGGCAGACCCGGCTTCTTCCAACCTGAATGTTGTGGACATCAACTCTAACACAGAGGCAGACCCGGCTTCTTCCCACCTTAATGTTGTGGACATCAACTCTAACACAGAGGCAGACCCGGCTTCTTCCAACCTGAATGTTGTGGACATCAACTCTAACACAGAGGCAGACCCGGCTTCTTCCCACCTTAATGTTGTGGACATCAACTCTAACACAGAGGCAGACCCGGCTTCTTCCCACCTTAATGTTGTGGACATCACCCCTAATACAGAGGTAgagcccatctcttccctcttggAGGTTGTGGACGTCAGACCTGAAGAAAGGACTCTCACGATGGCCGTCTCCGCCACTCTGCCAGCTGACATCCAAGCAGGTGAGTAAACACTTAGAGAGCACTCTGACAGGTGCCGTTTGTCTTGACATCTTAGTAGAACCTCTCAACTGACCAGTGTTTAGAAGCTACGGTTTGCATTTGTTTACATTCTGTTCCTCTTTTTTCCCTTTCCAGAGGATGTTGCTGTGGTCATCCCGGATGTCACCCCACACGTCACCAAGGATGTGACACTGGATGTTCCATGCAGAGCTAGGAAAGGGGCAGTCCTGCGATTATTTTGCAGGCTTTGGAGGGCAGTGTGCTGCTGCGCCTGCcacaaggaagaggaggaacaatATTAATTATTCATCACACCTGCAGAAATGGGATTGAACCATAGACCATTAAATTATTAAATTATAATTGGACTCAATTCTGCTTTTCTTCTGTTTACTACTTAATTTCAGAAAATGTCTATAAACTTTCACTTTGCAagtgtggagtaggttgtgtaaaTAAGTGGGAAACATCCCAATTTTAATGCTTTTAATAATTTATttgtacatttaaaaacaaatgtattatttgacaacaaaaaaacagagggCGCTCAACCAACGTTGAGTTGAGGTGCAACCAAAAATTTGAATCATCATAGAAAAGGAAATAGCGCAACTCTTGCTCACTATAAAAAATGCATTATTTTGTTCAGGCAAGGTTAAAAGTTTCGGCCTAGTCTATGATGATATGCAAGTTGTGTTTGCCCAGGAAAAGGGTGACCCAGACTCACCCTGGTTCTTGAGGGTTGAAGACAGTGAAAAATGATCATTAAATAAATGGGACTTGTCAATTCTTGAATAAAAATCTTTAATGAACATTAATTTAAATACAATTGACTTGAGGATCAGAGCAGGCAGGCTGACTGGCTAGCCCTGAAGgccctctgcctctacctctgtgTGGTTCCTGCCATTTGGCTGATCAGAAGCATTCTGCTCTTTCTTGCTCACATGAACAGGAGGAATGGCCTCTGGGGTAACCTCCTCCTCCATCTAAcgcctcttccacctcctctttctGACTTGTTCTCTCTCACTGGGTGTTGGATAGTTCctcctctgtgtctttgtgagtttGGAGGGAGTTATCTTGTTCCGACTTCCTCTAAGGGTGTGCACCGTAATCTCTTTGTGTGTTGAGGGGTTCAGTGGTTTTGAAGGGAGTCTGAAGTTCGATCTCTAGCGATGGCTGTGGGGTCTGTCCCGTGGTGgtgtcttccccctccctccaaaCACCCAGCCACTGAGACATGTGATGAGGCCAAAAAAGATCGCTCTGGAAGGACGGGATaggacacatcacaacactgctgCTCATTCATATTCAAACACACCTCAGAGTACAGACACAAACATggacaccccccccacacacacacacacacacagtcacatcacggttacaatgtttactgtttacaacatgaatgtattgtaatgtgcaGAACAATGCCGGTCCGGTGGTTAAAGCTTGGAGAACTTTCCAGTTCATCAAGCCCCATCATCACCTACATGCGTGGGGGATCCCAGGTATGTGTCTTTGTAACTACCTAATCTACATTGTCAGTCATTTGATCTTGATGGAAATGTGTCACAGCCATTGCTGAAGTGGTTTTGTTGATGTTGTCTTGTTGTTTATCTCAACAGCAGGTGGTGGTGAGGATGCACCACGTGAGTAGGGTGAGAGGCCTGGAGACTCAACTGGTGTGGGCCATCTCCAAGGAGACAGCCAGGCTTAGTCCAGAGGGTATCCCCTACTGTGCCACCAAAGTGCAGTCCATCACTTGGATCCAGGTAAGAAGTAAATACTACTGAAATAGTATTAGATGAGTCTTTTCTTCACTTATTCCATTTGGCCTTAAcatgtattctctctctgtcagcggGTGGCTGGCAGGGTGACCCACTATGCGTCTCACCTCTGCCACGGGACGTCTGTGGACGTGATGCTTAGCTGCTACCAGGTAAATAAACAATTTCCTATGTATATAGACTAGACATTACTGGGCATTTATGCATTAGATTTGGTGTGTTTTCTAATAACGTGTGTGTGGTAaacaggtgtgttgtgtgtgttttgagcAGCAGACTGATGTCTCAGTGGTGTACGCCACTCTCCACATGGGGCTGGACGGGCTTCTCTCCTCTTCAGCGTGGTCGGAGGCTGCCTCCTTCTCTACGCCCACCACTCAGCAGTTCACTGGCCCAGAGCCTGAGGGCCACAACTGGTATGAGGTCAGACGTTAGACACACAGACTATTGACTAGGAGCATTAAGATCCTTCCATTGACCGATTTTTCTGTTATGTCATTGGTCACTGATTTTGAATGCTTGTTTTGTTGTCGTAGGGCTGGGAGGAGGACCTGCtgcctgaggagagggaggttccTCTGCTAAAGTGAGTTCCTCTAAGTGTCTGTGTAGTCTGGGCTTGTCAGATGCTGAAGGATAGTGGTCATAATGCTGTTATCCCCCATTGACTCTAATGGTTGACATGCTCCATTCCCTCCCTTTCACAGCCTCTACCTTACCACCAAGAGAGTGGAGGACATCGCCCTGAGGCTCGTCTCCCTGCGCCAGGCCTTCACTGTGAGTGGACCcacttttctttttctctctgttacttcttgttctgtctcctagaggaaGATGTCTCACCCtaactcttctctctttcctagACCCTGCTTGGTTCCACCCTGAGCAGGAACAATCTGTTTGTGGCGGGAAAGGTCCTCCTGGACGCTTTGGTTCAGGCCAACCACATGGTAACTCACTAACTCATTCTCTTTCAAGGGAATTAGAGCATCCATGAGGGGAAATGTGTTCTGTTCACTAAGATGCTATTTTCTTTGTCATAGGACGAGGCCAAATTCATCCGTACCTATAACGACTTTGTGGACTACCTGGGTGACCCCTCCAAGCGGAATGACATTGAGAGGGAGCTGGCTGAGCAAAGGTGAGTTCATTAACTCTTTCAAGTCTCACTGAGTTCTTCCACATGCATGTCTTTTATACATCACAGTAGCTGATCTATATGAAATCATTCCTACTTTCTCCAAATGTGTTTTCTTGTCCTATATCCATCATGTGAACATGATAGATGTCCTCTTTGAGCTGGTGCTGTTTGGGATGATGACAGCTCAGAAGTCCCTGATGGTGGTAAGTAGCATCTCACTGGTACATGTTTTGATCTCTCTCTATTAGCAGTTTCACTTaaattcctcttctctccttttttcTCCTCCTTTGTTTCCTTTAGCACCCTGTTGGGTTCGTCGAGTGTCTGTACGCTCTCCTGTACTCCTTCCTGCCCACTGCTGCCAACATGGAGCCAGAGGCTGACAGATACCTGCTGCTGCTCAATGTAAGAGTCAAGAGGTTACTTCCTGTTTACTTCAATATTCTTAGTGTACTTCCTGTTTAATTCCTTATTCATGGTTAACCAGGTTCCAATGCCATTTTAGGGAGAGTATTTCtaattgtctctctcctcttgataAGCTAGTAACTCAGAGCCATTTTCTATGTGTTGTGTGGTGTTCTCTTCAGGGCGGGCTGATGGCTCTGCTAGATGACATGTTTGGCCAGCAGCTGGCCTGGTACtttaacccagagtctctggtcaCTGAGCTCTCCAGCCTCCTGGAGTACCACTTGGAGAACCTCATGGCCAGCATGTAGTCCTACTGCAGGGACCAtactcctttctccttctctctctcttttgaaggAATTGAGGTCTTGAAGTGCTTTGTTGAACCCTGATTAGTTAACACCCATTAATTTAATGcattctcttgttttctctccccaCAGGATTCTTGTGACACTTTGCCACCAACAGGGATCTACAGATACTAAAGGCCCACACTTTATATGGTTTTGTACTGTGATTTGTGATACTGTACTATTTAAAAACATGTAGGACgacatacactgagtgcacaaaacattaggaacatcttaatattgagttgcacaccctttttccctcagaacagcctcatttcGTCTGGGCATGGAGTCTACAAGCTTCCCTAAgtgttccacaaggatgctgcccatgttgtgtcaagttggctggacgtcctttgggtggtggaccattcttggaaATGGTTGAGCATGAAAAAAACAGTGTTGCAGTGCTTGACACACTTAACCCGGTGCGCCTATCACCTACTACCATAGCCCGTTCAAAGGCAGTTAAATCTTATCTCTTGCCgaatcaccctctgaatgacacacacacaatccatgtctcaatttccTCAAGGTTTTAAAATATTTCTTT
Encoded here:
- the LOC123990364 gene encoding pheromone-regulated protein PRM7-like, which produces MVHYLLLQSQGQVPPHVTTEHMSNWLVSQGKKSLRERVWKETLEEGNDLARLAWEVNTCLKMMDLEHEAFCKLRRSMHPTSPADIDPKVHSIVERAVRSILGKQSNEPRSPLLSPSQVVVEVVPRLLLALWLQPEEGHSEHPILISGMAVGMVAAVVEKLSCMLKDPSPHIPFSRAAAFDSVWSILRRISQSFSTDDLQSPFYMSSVCAFVADEVQSCFQPPAATLPVPPVLAVAVSTTLPAGIQADPASSHLEDVDITPNTEADPGSSNLNVVDINSNTEADPASSHLNVVDINSNTEADPASSNLNVVDINSNTEADPASSHLNVVDINSNTEADPASSNLNVVDINSNTEADPASSHLNVVDINSNTEADPASSHLNVVDINSNTEADPASSHLNVVDINSNTEAEADPASSNLNVVDINSNTEADPASSHLNVVDINSNTEADPASSHLNVVDINSNTEADPASSNLNVVDINSNTEADPASSHLNVVDINSNTEADPASSNLNVVDINSNTEADPASSHLNVVDINSNTEADPASSHLNVVDITPNTEVEPISSLLEVVDVRPEERTLTMAVSATLPADIQAEDVAVVIPDVTPHVTKDVTLDVPCRARKGAVLRLFCRLWRAVCCCACHKEEEEQY